Genomic DNA from Mus musculus strain C57BL/6J chromosome 11, GRCm38.p6 C57BL/6J:
GCCTGGGAGGTAGAGTGGGTGTGAGACAGGAATGACCTGTGGCCTGGGAAGACAGAGCCATGGTCAAGAGCACCTGCTACTTTCCAGAGGAGACTCCAGGTCCAGGGGTCGGATGCCCTCTGCTGACTTCACAGGCATCCGCACTCAGACGTGCACATACTGTCCTTcaccacacagaaacacagcatTTTAAATTTGGTATTATCAGAATATATGTttgatacttaaaagttacaagACTTGCTGGGCATAGCCTGTAAACCCAGTGAGGTCAGCCTAGGTGAAAGAACATGCGAAACAAAAGGGGCTCATGGAATTGTACAAAACCAACCAGAGTAAGGAAGTTTAGGTGGAGAAGGAGGCCCAGCCTGGACATAAAAGGAGGTGACATCTCTGACTTAAAGCTATTGTAGGAATGTATTGTTAGATGCCTGGAAACTGAACAGGCTAGGGGTATAGTTCAATGCTAGCGCTCTGAACGCTCATGAAATATGTAAAATACTGCAGCAAACTTAAAACCTTTACCAATACATTATGTTTCTGTGTTGCTTTAATAAATGCTTATGTTTTTCTCTTGGTAGCTTAATTTTCTTAAATCCTACACTCGAACAGTTGAGCTTCTGGGAAGTTCTTTGGATTGTTGGAATTACAGACttcattctgaaattctttttcATGGGTTTAAAATGCCTGATTTTATTGGTGCCTTCTTTCATCATGCCTTTTAAATCAAAGGTAAAAAACTAACTAATGCTTATTGGAATGATGTTAGCAAAACCCCTGAATGCTAGCCAGTCTTCATTTACATGTCTCTCagtttagaggccagaagagggcatcagatcccctgggtctGCAGTTTATACACTGCTATGTGGCTGTTGGGAACctagctcaggtcctctggaagagcaagaagtTCTCTAACTGCAGAGCTCTCTCCACACCTAAATAAcctaatttttattacttttgccGGGCAACCACTTGCTCAAGTACTTCAACTGAAAATATTAATGAATTGGCCAaaatcagaatgatatttccttcAAAATAATTGAAAACTCAGTCTTCACATCATACATCAGACAATTCTAAATTTGTACTTGTGCTTCTCTCTGAAGCACTGACAACTGATAAATGACTATGTAAGCAGTTAGCCAGTGGCTTAGTGACTGAGCTGCTCAGGAACTCATAGCAATTCTGCTACCATAGCCTCCCAAATGTGAGTCATCATACCCAACTTACAAATTAAGACATTTCTttcacatttattattttgtgtgtacctCTCCACCACATGGGTTCTAGAAAGTGAACTAAGAATAAAATGAAGAGAATCATCGCCACCACTGTAACTTGCTGATAGTAAGTTGCCACTAGAACTATTTGCTGTGGGCATTTTCTATTTTGTAACATCTTAACAGTGCCTTTCTGTACAAGGCACCAAAGGAAGTAAATACTTAACTCTGGATTTCAGATGAGTTGTTGCTCCACCCAAATCTCTTGCTGCCTGTACTACACTACTTCAGAGCTGTAGTGAGCAGCTTCTGAAGGAAAGATTGGACCTGTAGAAGCAACGAACAGTTGCTTGGTTTGTATTTCTTAATTGACAAGCCTGAATAAAAACAATATGTaactaacataaaaaaaagaagtgaactaAGGCCATTATCCATACCCACTGGGTCATTTCACTGGCCCAACACCAAGCCAAGCCATGTAATGACAATGGTATGTGATAGTCAAGTCAGATTTGTGTTAATCATagttctgaaatataatttagTTATTGTGATTAGTGCATTATATACTTATGATGTTCTCCTTCCAATAGTGTCTATGCTATGTGTTTAATACCTTGGTTAGctgaatttatttcttttcccttcctttttttaggGATATTGGTACATGCTTTTAGAAGAATTGTGTCAGTATTACCGAATTTTTGTTCCTATACCAGTTTGGTTTCGGTACCTTATAAGCTACGGGGAGTTTGGTAATGTAACTACATGGAGTCTTGGGATATTGCTGGCTTTACTCTACCTCATACTAAAAGTAAGTAACACTAATTTTGGCAAAGTGACTGCTATACTAATTCCTGGCTTTACATTACTACTAAGCTGCCTCAAAATTTATCTTCATATCACTAATTGAAAGTAATGACAGCCTCTTACCTATTTAGAAATGTAGAAATATACCTGTATATTTCTATAtacatatacctgtaatcccagctagagaggcaggaagatcatgagtttgcCAGCATTGGCAACCAGGAAGACCACCTCAATAAAGACAGTGATCAAGAAAGAGTAGAAGGAACCTAATGGTCTGGGGGTAGGGGACTACATAGGTTCCTTGTGTTGCCCAGGGTGCCTTGGCCTCCTAAATACCTGCCACCAAGCTAAGCTCAGTCTTTGTTGAGGAGTAGCAAAGATGAACATACACGTGCTATCCAAGGGAGATTAAGTAGAAAAGACACTAACCTCACAGTACCACTTGTAATACACAGGTCTCAAACCAGAGGACTAGCTTCTTCTCTTCACTTTATGCCTGATCCTTTCAACTTAGCACTTTATTAAActttctgagagagaaagagagctcaagtgagtgtgtgtgtgcgcccctgttgtgtgtgtgttgggttgtTGATTCAGGATCTCacttatgtagctctggctgtcctggaacttgttattgTTACATAGACCAATGAAACTTGTTTTCTgaaacatggtttctctatgtagccctggatcttactgtagaccaggctgtcctctaactctgagatctgcttgcctctgccaccaGAGTGCCAGGATCAAAGGTatacgccccccacccccaatacttTCAAGTCTAAATGCCAAGGGTATTTGAATTAAATGAAGCTGATACCTCCCCCGCCCCTCCTTCTTTGTTgcaactgtgtgtatgtgttttccctGTAATTATGCTTGTATGTCACATGAGCACAGTGTCCACGTGCTAGGAATGGAATGGAACTGCAGCCAGTgcttttttctctgtatagttgtcctggaactcactctgtagaccaggctggcctcgaactcagaaatccgcctgcctctgcctcccgagtgctgggattaaaggcccggtGCAGCCAGTACTCTTATCTGCTAGCCTGCTGCAGTGTCTTTGACATAGGTTTGTCTTAAACTGTAGCTGTAGGGTAAGAGGTGGCTCAGATCTATGCACTATTAAGCTTGAAATAAATTCATAATGGACGACTAGTATGGCATATAATGAACACTAGGTTAGGTGGGAATTGAATTTTACCTTTGGTCTTTAGGTTTAGCATATAGAGGGTTTGAATTAATAAATTGTCTCTTCCTCTTTTAGCTTTTGGACTTTTTTGGACACTTGAGAACTTTCAGACAGGTCTTACGAGTATTTTTTACACGACCGGTAAGTACTTTTGTCAGTTAAGGGAAATACTTCTACCTTGTTTCGCCCTATTTTCTCTAGTAGTGTTACAAATAGACATTCATAAGCTCTTCCTCTTCTACTTCGagattattttctaatattttggcACTTGGGGCTGTAATGACTTAGAAGTTTGAATTCCACCAGCAGTTTCTTAAATCCCACTGCCCACCAGCTGCTTCAGTGACTCTGTACTGGACTGTCTCTTGTCCTTGCATTCCCTGTGTCAGTTTGGATCTGGGCTCAGTGATAGACATTTGGATATCCTGTAAAAGGAAGCACAAAAGCAAATCCATTGGACATCTTTTAGGATTTACAAACACACTTTAAAAACCTTGTCAtggacttttgttttccttttttaatccACTGATACttgctttgtatatttttattaacataGCCTATTTCACTTTTATGAAAACACTTTTAAGTATGATTTTAGTTTGAGGACAACTCAGTAAAAATCATGTCCCTTGCAATTTTTGTACTAAAAGAAATTTCCTCATACTCAAttctgtatttgaaaattaagttttctaggcaagcattctaccaacagcAATAACAGTTCTCAGTTCATAACAGGCTGTTAGGTTTTAGGAGAGGTAGGGGAGGGAATGGAGGAGTTTCTCATCTCAGAATTAAAGGTTAAGGGCCAGCCTGAACACTTCAAGGAagtctagcaaaaaaaaaaaaaaaaaaagtaatttaaagtatagaatagtttatttagggcatgggaggggagttgagggggtaggaaagaaagaaagagagaagggaatagAGTAGAGGCCGACCatgaaagaaaaagggggaaaggaatgggttgagagggggagcaagagaagAAGAGAGCAAGAATGGGGGacccatctttttttgtttttaaagatcatTAATGATATAATGATATAAAAGCAAATGCTAGGTGGGTGTGGGCatctgactttaatcccagcatttgggaggcagaggcagatagatctctgcgagttaaggccagcctggtctacaaatcaagttccagaagagcacacatacaaaaaaaaaaaaaaaatttcctgttaaaacaaagagaacattAAAAAGATACAATAAAATTCAGAGTTTAGTCGGctatcacttgaaagagaggcccattggacttgcaaactttatatgccccagtacaggggaacaccagagccaaaaagagggagtgggtgggtaggggattagggggggaggtatgggagacttttgggatagcattggaaatgaaaatgaggaaaatacctaataaaaaattagaaaaagaaaaaaaaattcagagtttAGCTTTAAGTTAATTCATTTGCAGTTATAAGCATTTCACTTGGTTGAATTTAGTAAGGCTAGTGCTGAAATAGCCTCAAGCCTCAGCCCTGTGGGCTGTTGGTGTAACttgagagtgcttgcctaacatgcgtGTGAGCCCCTAGGTTCAATACctaacacacaagaaaaaaaaaaactaaaataagcaCCCtgagtgcatatacatatatctgtcaaccctatgaacaaagtggaagtGACCATAGGGTAAATCCTCACTTATAGGACTTTCATGACAGCTTTTGTAGCCCATCATAACTAGGACCTGCTTATGAAGCCCTCGGGTGTTTCTCACCacctcccccttcatgatttCAATGCTTCAGAAAGCTTTGACTGTTCGTAACTATTGTGTATGGATAATGAGCAAACCCTGTTGACTTTAGTAAAAAAGTCAAGATCTTAGAGTTCAAACTATTCTTAGGACTTTAGAATGAATCCCATCTTAGAATGTTTAATGTCTGGGCTGCTAAATCAATCTCTAcaatctgtttattttttattgaaatagttctagggattgaaccctgggcctcaAACATGTGCTACCACTGAACCATATCCCAGATCAGATTTCAAAACCAAACCCTCCACTTTTAACAGAATTTGTCTTTATAGAGTTATGGAGTGCCTGCCAGCAAGAGACAGTGTTCAGATATGGATGGTATTTGTACAATATGTCAAGCGGAATTTCAGAAGCCAGTTCTTCTCTTTTGTCAGGTAAGATTTctaaacaaattatatatagCATTTTACAGATTTGTTAAAATCACATTTATGTTTGTTATATAGCAGTGAAAGTTCAGGATGGAAGGGATATGGTAGACTGCCTAAATTATGTCCCTTCTGATGATTTTTGTGCAGTGGAGCATAAGAAAAGGGAGGGGGTAATTTGGTCAACTACTTAAGATACTAAAGCAGTTGGCAAATAGGCTCTATTTCTAACTGGATACTAGCCTTGCTCAACTAGCAGTTGTTCATAAATGTGTAAGGCTCCTTGCCATATTTTCATAGTAACTGCCAGTAAGTTACCATTAAGCAGGTTTTAAAAAGCAGCACCCGGGAAAATAGTTAAGTAGAATCAAAACACTAGTAttggctcagctattaaaagagtcattttctcatttgaaactGCTAAATCCTTTATAACTTTAAAGTATGTGACCTAGAATGCACTGTGTAAGATCTGCTTCTTCATCCCCTTACAGCATATATTCTGTGAAGAATGTATCACCTTATGGTTTAACAGAGAGAAAACATGTCCACTGTGCAGAACTGTGATTTCAGAATGtataaacaaatggaaagatGGGGCCACTTCATCTCACCTCCAGATGTACTAAGTTGTTCCAACTATTAAGGCCTCAAGACACTAATTTTATCTGGTTTGGTAACTATTGATAAAGGTATAATTGATCTCCAGCAGTAGAAAAAGGCTTTAGGGTATCACGAGACATGTTTATAGTTCAGTTTCTCAGAAGTTTAAGTGCAAGAGCCCTGcatttttaaactatatattcATTCACCTTAATAAATATGCAACATTTATTCCACTTATTTGACAAATAATTGCAGTGTTAAATTGGAAATGTGATTTCTTATCAATAATACCAAAATAGCAATTAGAAATAGAACTAGCCATTTTAAAGGGGTTCAGGTACTGTTTCCTGACAGGTTTTCAGAATAAAGATTTTGCATAGTATTTTAAGATATATAGTATCTGAAACAATTTACAGATTTTTATAATTCCCATTCTAAAAATGCTTAAATTTTTCATaagattgtatttttaaatgaaagttctAAATGCTATATTTTACCTATAACAATCACATTTTCTAAGTGAAGATTTACTgaggatgatatattttaataCTGTATTATGCTCTATAATATGACTAGTAATCAGTGAGAATAAATGATTTAGATTCATTCACCTGGTGGACCTGTTATGTACTCCTTGCCACTAGCTGTCTTGTGTTTTGTGTAGTACCATGTAATAGCTTGAAATAACAATGAAAGTGATTTGAatgtgggctggggatgtagctcacaAGTTTTACAATCACCACCTGTTGAGATATGAAAGCTTGCACCCAAGGCTGTGGTGGAGTGCCTGCTTAGTGCGCACTGTGTCCTGGCTGAATTCCACAtcgaggagaaagggagaaaacagCAACTTTCACTCAGGGGAAGCCAGAACATTAGTCATCTCCAGCTGATTTCTGCAAGAAGAAAAGGTAATGGCGCACTTTACCTTTCCTTGTGTTTCCTCTGAAGAATCTGAAATCTTTACCATGACTAAAGGGCTGCTACTGCGAAGGCTTCTTCGCATTTATCATCAGTAACAAGGAGAAGTTGAGACAAAAACAAATTAGCCGTGTAAGACAGACTAAGCTGGGTTCTAGAGATGGCTTTAGCAGATTAGAACATGTGCTGCAGTTCCAGGACCAGAGTTTatgctgaatgctgggattaaagtcgtgtgctaccaccaccaccaccaccacctgactaAAGTTAAACTTTAAAGACAGACTAAACCAGTACATGGCTTAATAAGGATAGTGACCAAGTGTCATGGGTGAAATCATGTCTGTACAGCTGCTACCTAGATTGACAGAGGTACAGGAAGACTGTGATACCCTCAACCAGATAAACACCACatcactttttgttttaaatgagtaTTCACTCTATATTTGTGTATATTGTatgtgtccacacacacatagagtctattatacacacacacacaccttgcctaATGAGAATCACTGCTAAGTATATTAAATCACCTTCCTGGCTTTGTGGTGAAGCTTAGTTGTTAGATATACAAGGGATGAAGGAGAGAAAGTGATTTGTGATTAAAATTTCACTGTGAAAGTCAGCTGAAATGACTTCCTGTTTAAAACTATTACATTCATCCCTCTTAACACTTATCACAGTTTCTCCAGGCAACTTGTTTTTTTAATATGATTAAATAACAAAGGGAGTTTGTAGAAGACTGAGGTGGGTGGATTTTTTCACAAGGCTATCACTTAAAATTAGGAAAAGGGAAGTAACTCATAGCAAATATTTTAACCCCAGCAATTAAAGGCAGAAGCGGgtgaatctgagtttgatgcccatctagtctccagagcaagttccaggacaggcagggctatagagagaaaccctgtcttgttcCAGACCACCTAGGGCTATATAAAGAGATCTTGTCTctaaacaaaaaccagaaaatgtAGTAAGGTTGTGGTACTCATTATCAGTAATAAACTGAaacatttctcttgcttttgccCTTTGCTTTCACCTcaaaggaagaggattgattttgTGGATTTAGATCATCCTCTCTAAACAGTTgctgtcccagcactgagaaatgCTGCTAGGGCatagagcaatggctcagcagtgaagagcactgttGCTCCAGAGGCCTGTGGGTGTTCCCACACCGCAGCGAACAaccatctccagttccaggggagtctgatgccctcttctggctttcttgaGCAATGCACACATGATGcagacacatacaggcaaaacacctatatacataaaaataaatgtccaaagagagaggggaggtaaGGGGATTGGGGCCGGGGGGAGATGCTACCAACCACCAGGATTGAGACTATAACTCCTTGCTAGAGatacttttgtttttcatttttttcgaGATTGGGTTTCTGTGCAGCCtacgctgtcctggaacttgctttataggccaggctagctacaaacacagagatctgcttgcctctgtctcctgaggacTGGGAAGGGACTGAAGGCAGGCACCACCGCATGTGGCAAGATgggtgatttctttgtttttcagatttattttgtgATAGTTATGATGAACCACTATTATGTGAGTACTAGAAACCAAAACCATGCCCTCGAAAGGCACAGCATTGCTCCTGTGAAGCTATCTGACATATTTGCTAATTTTTTGTACAATTATTTTGAACATGAACATTACATTATCAAAGCTAGCTATGAGGTGTACTTAGGCAAATTGTTGATTATTAATATAAGAAATTATTCCCACTATTTTTATGTGAAACTAGATTCCACATAGCTTGtttcatgaatatttttaaaagcaaacaattcaagtatattaaaaataacaagaatctGTAACACTTAATACATAAAATGACCACTAAGAtttgttatatatttaaatagCTCCAATGTCTCGGGAGAAAGTTTTATAACTGTTATCTTTTATACAAAAGTAGTTTATTAAATATGGTAACATGAACATATCTAACACGTTAATGAAAAAATTGTACATCTGTTATGTATGCTATAGTAAATATActaaaatttttttctctcaagtAATAAAAAATCACTTCTATTTTATGTTCATTcaaatttgcatttaatttctattTACATTCATTCAATCTGAAATCAAATATCTTAACACAGTAAACTAAATACAAGGTGAAATGCAGAAAAGATGTTGCCCTCGTAGAACTCCTAGTAAGGCAGCTGAAGAACTTATTTAATAGATGCAAAGCCAACTTGGGGTAGGAGAAAACATAGTTTAAAGAGCAAACACTGTCAGAAACCCGTCTTTTAGATGCTCCTTCAGAGAATCCAGGGAAATAATACTTGTGCTATAGTGTTGAGTCACATGAGAAAAGTACTATATTGTTGAGCAACAAACCATAGGCCCCTATGTGACAAATATTGTCACAACTGTTTGTCCAGCTAGCTAATGTCTGCTCCTGGGATGAAACCATAGATGTATGGATA
This window encodes:
- the Rnft1 gene encoding E3 ubiquitin-protein ligase RNFT1 produces the protein MQASCNQLHDPPGTAHEDAAASPCGHSRSTEGSLHPGDVHIQINSGPKEYSENPSSRNPRSGVCTCAHGCVHGRFRSYSHSEARPPDDFATESGEHGSGSFSEFRYLFKWLQKSLPYILILGIKLVMQHITGISLGIGLLTTFMYANKSIVNQVFLRERSSKLRCAWLLVFLAGSSVLLYYTFHSQSLHYSLIFLNPTLEQLSFWEVLWIVGITDFILKFFFMGLKCLILLVPSFIMPFKSKGYWYMLLEELCQYYRIFVPIPVWFRYLISYGEFGNVTTWSLGILLALLYLILKLLDFFGHLRTFRQVLRVFFTRPSYGVPASKRQCSDMDGICTICQAEFQKPVLLFCQHIFCEECITLWFNREKTCPLCRTVISECINKWKDGATSSHLQMY